CGTCCCGGTCGACCTTGACGATGCGACCCTCGACGATGTCGCCGTCGTTGAAGTCCTTGATGGTCGCGTCGATCGCGGCAAGGATGTCTTCCAGGGTGCCGATGTCGTTGATGGCGACCTCGGGCGCGGTCTTCTCGACCGTATTGGCAGTCATGTAGTAGGAACTCCGATTGTGGACAGTGAAGTTGGAGACACCGCGTCGCCCACCTGTCGGTCGGGCCACTCGATGTCGGTACGGGTACGGGTTGACGTGCTCGTACGCACACGGGTGCGCTCGGCGATCCTATCCGGGCGGCCAGCACAGGGTCAAAGTCCGTCGTGGTAGGGCCGGTGATGTCCCCCGAACCCACCTCCGCCCGCCCGGGCCCGCGCCCCACCGGGGTCGAGGGGGCGCCGTGAGCGAGCCCTCCGGACCGCCGAGCGACGTGGCGCGCCGTCCCGTGGGGGCGGCCGAGACGGCATCCGCCAACCGGCTGTGGTGGGACGGCGAGGCCGCCGACTACCACGCCGAGCACGGCGCCTTCCTCGGTGACACCGACTTCGTCTGGGGTCCCGAGCGCCTGCGTGAGGCGGATGCCGGCCTGCTCGGTGAGCTCGCCGGCGCGGACGTGCTCGAGGTCGGGGCGGGGTCGGGCCAGTGCTCGCGCTGGGTGCGCGGCCGCGGTGGGCGCGTCGTCGCGACGGACCTCTCGGCCGGGATGCTGCGCACGGGCCGTCGGGTGGATGCCGGTCTGGCCCCGGGTGCGCGCGTGCCGTTCGTGCAGTGCGACGGCCGGGCCCTGCCCTTTGCCGACGCGTCGTTCGACGTCGTCTTCACCGCCTACGGCGTCGTGCCGTTCGTGGCCGACCCGGACCTCGTCCTGCGCGAGGCCGCCCGGGTGCTGCGGCCCGGTGGGCGCTTCGTCTTCTCGACGACCCACCCGCTGCGGTGGGCGCTGCCCGACGACCCCGGTGAGGGTGGCCTGACGGTGACGATGTCGTACTTCGACCGCACGCCCTACGTCGAGCAGGACGAGGCCGGCCGGGTCGTCTATGTCGAGCACCACCGCACGCTCGGCGACCGGGTGCGCGAGATCACCGCCGCCGGGCTCGTGCTCGTCGACCTCGTCGAGCCGGAGTGGCCGGAGGGCCACGAGCAGACGTGGGGCGGCTGGTCGCCCCTGCGCGGTCGCCTCGTCCCGGGGACCGCGGTCTTCGTCTGCCGGCGGCCCGACGCTCCCAGCGGGCGTGCGGGCGGCGGTGGCAGCATCAGGTCGTGACCACCGCCCCGACGCTGCCGCTGCTCGCGGTCGTGCTGTCGGCGCTGGCCTACGGCTCGGCGACCGTCCTGCAGGCGGTCGGGGTCCGGGCGCTCGCGCGGACGCCGCGACGGCCGCTCGGGGCGTGGCTGACCGCCGGCCGCTGGTACGTCGTCGGCCTCGTGCTCGACCTCGGCGGCTTCCTGGCCTCCGTCGTGGCGCTGCGCACGCTGCCGCTCTTCGTCGTCGAGTCGGCGGTCGCCTCGAGCGTGGCCGTCACGGCGGTGCTGTCGTCGCTTGTGCTGGGGCAGCGGCTCGTGGCCCGCGAACGGCTCATGCTGCTCGTCGTGCTCGTCGGCCTCGTCGGCCTCGCCGTCGGGGCCGAGCCCGGGCCGGGCCTGCGGCCACCGGCGGTGACGACGCTCCTCGTCGCCTCGGTGCTCGTGGTCGCGGCCCTCGTCGTCGTCGCGCTGCGCGCGCCGCGGGAGCGCCGGGTCGGGCTCGTCGTGCTGAGCGCCGCCGCCGGGCTCGGATTCGGCGGGGTCGGGGTGGCCGCGCGGGTGCTCGTCTGGCCGACCGCCGAGGGCGGGGTGGCCGGCCAGGTCGCCCACCTCGTGACGGACCCGGTGCTGCTCGCCCTGGTCGCCCACGGCATCCTCGCGACGGTCGCCTACGCCCTCGCCCTCGAGCGCGGCAGCGCGACGACCATCGCGGCGGTGACGTTCGCGGTCGAGACGGTGGTGCCGTCGGCCGTGGGCCTGGTCTGGCTGGGCGACGCCGTGCGCCCCGGCGGGGGGTGGGTCGCCGTCGTCACCCTCGGCTTCGCCGCGACGCTCGGCGGTGCCGTGGGGCTCGCCGGGCGCGCCGAGCCGGCGGACGCCACCGGGCCCGCCGCGCCCATAGCGCCCGCTGACCCCGCCGAGCCCACCGAGCCGGAGGCGTCGGCCGCGCACCGAGCCACCCAGCGGGCGCCGAGACGGCACTGACCCCACTCACAGCACACGTCCAGACAACGTCCGGCAGAGGCCCAGCGCGGCCCGACACAGTGGGGCCGTGTCCGCAGAACCGCGCCGACTCCTGGCACCACGCAGCCCCCGTCCCCCACGCCTGACCGGCTCCCCCGCCGCCCGCGCCACCGGCACGTCGGGCTCGGCCCGATGGCTCGTACGGGTGTACGCGGTGGCGACCCCCGTAGCCCTGCTGCTCACGCTGTTCGTGCGGCGACAGCCCGGTCCGGTGCTGCTCGAGGAGGTCTTCGGCCTCGTCAACGTGCCCGTCACCTCGACCTTCGTGTCGGTCGTCGTGCTGGCCCTCATCACGCGAGCGCTCATGGGGCGCAAGCGGATCGGCCTCTGGCTCGTGGCCGCCTTCCAGATCTTCGGCCTCTACCTCGGGGTCGTCGAGCAGCTGCCGGGGCGGCCGTTCCCGTTCGCCGAGGTCTGGCGCACGCGCGGTGACCTCGGCCGCGCGCTCGACCTCGCCGCGACGGTGCTCGCCGTCCTCGCCCTCGTCTGGCTCTGGCACCTGCGGCCACAGTTCACGGCCCGCGTGCGGCGCGGGTCGTGGCGGCTCGCGGGCGCCGCCCTGCTCGCCGGGTCCGCGGTCACCGTCGGCGTCGCCTGGCTGCTGCTCGGCACCGTCGACCTCCCCCGGTCGCAGACGCGGGCCCTCGTCGGGACCGTCATCACAGCCCTCGGCGGGCACACCCGGCACACCGTCGGTCTCGTCCCTCCGTGGGTGGTCGACGTCGTCGCCGTCTGCGCCGGCCTGACCGTCGTCGGCGCGGTCGCCCTGTTCCTCGCCTCGGCGCGCCCGGCCAACCGCTGGTCACCCGACCGGGAGGTGTCGCTACGCGGTCTCGTCGCGGGGTTCGGCGCGCGCGACTCCCTCGCCTACTTCGCGACCCGCCGCGACCGCGCGTCGGTCTTCTCCCCCGACGGCCGCGCCGCCGTCACCTACCGCGTCGTGGCGGGGGTGTCCCTCGCGTCGGGCGACCCGGTCGGCGACCCGGCCGCGTGGCGGCCGGCCATCGAGGCCTGGCGGGCCGAGGCGCGCGAGTTCGGCTGGATTCCGGCCGTGCTCGGCGCGAGCGAGGAGGGCGCCCGCGCGTTCGCGGCCGACGGCATGCGCGTGCTGCTCCTCGGCGACGAGGCCGTCGTCGAGACGGCCCGCTTCGACCTGCGCCGGCCCGAGATGGCGGCGCTGCGCCAGGCCGTGCGTCGGGTCGGCCGCGCCGGCGTGACGGTGCAGCTGCGCCGGCAGCGTGACCTCGACGCGGACACCGTCAGCGGGCTCGCGCACCGGGCGGCGGAGTGGCGCGGCGGCGAGACCGAGCGGGGGTTCTCGATGGCACTGGGCCGGCCGGCCGACCCCGCCGACGGCGACGTCCTGCACGTGACGGCCCACGACGTCGACGGCTCGGTCGTCGGCATCCTCTCGTTCGTGCCCTGGGGCCGGCGCGGCGCGTCCCTCGACGTCATGCGCCACTCCCCCGACGCCCCCAACGGGGTCACCGAGGCGATGATCTGCGAGCTGCTCCGGCGCGGTGACGAGGTCGGGATCGACCGGGTCTCGCTCAACTTCTGCATGTTCCGTCGGGCCTTCGCCGAGGCCGACCGGCTCGGTGCACGCCCCTCGACCCGCGTCGGCGCCTCGCTGCTCGGCGTCCTCGACCGCGCCTGGCAGCTCGAGCGCCTCTACCGCTTCACCGAGCGCTTCGAACCCCAGTGGGCGCCGCGCTTCCTCTGCACCGACGACACCGTGTCGCTGCCGCAGGTCGCCGTCGCCGCGGGCGCCGCGGAGGGCTTCCTGCCGTGGCCCTCCCGCGCCGACCGCACGACCCGCTCGCTCGACCCGGAGCACATCGCCGTCCTCGCCGAGCTGCACGCCGGCGAGGAGCCCGACCTGCAGCAGCTCGGCCCGTCGCGCACGAGCGCCTTCCGGGACCGCGCGCGGACCGTCGAGGCCATGCGGTCCGCCGGCCGCGACCCCTACCCGCTCGGCGGCGGCGACCCGGCGACGCCGGTGCCGGGCCGGCCCGCGGACGAGCTCACCGTCGTCGGGCGCGTCCACCGGGTGCGCGACCACGGGTCGGTGCTCTTCGTCGACCTGCTGGACACGCCCGTCACGCCGGACCGCGACGACGGGGGCCGGCAGGTGCTCGCCGAGGCCGGCGTCCTCGGCCACGCGGAGGTCCGTGACCTCGCCCGGGTCGTCGCCCCCGGCGACCTCGTCCGCTTCACCGGTCGCCGTGGCCTCTCACGCACCGGCACCCCGAGCCTGCTCGTCGAGCGGTGGCGCATGGAGGCCAAGTGCCTGCACCCGCTGCCGTTCGACGCCGACGACGACTCCCCCGCCCTCGTCCGCGCCCGCTCGACCGACCTCATCATCCATGCCGCCGCCCTGGGCCAGCTGCGGCGGCGGTCGGCCGTCATCCACGTCGTGCGCGACGAGCTCGCGGCGGCCGGGTTCGTCGAGGTCGAGACCCCGATGCTGCAGCCAGTCCACGGCGGGGCGTCGGCACGACCCTTCCGCACCCGCAGCAACGCGTACGGCGTCGACCTCTCGCTGCGCATCGCCCCCGAGCTCTACCTCAAGCGGCTGCTCGTCGCCGGCATGGGCCCCGTCTTCGAGCTGGGCCGCAACTTCCGCAACGAGGGGGTCGACGCGACCCACAACCCCGAGTTCACCTCGCTCGAGGTGTACCAGCCGCACGCCGACTACGATGTCATGCGGCGCCTCACCGAGCGCCTCGTCCGGCGGGCGGCGGAGGCCGTGCACGGTGCCCAGGTGCTGCCCGTCCCGGCCCCCGGGCAGGAGCGCCGCGGCACCGACGGCGTGCCGCTCGTCGACGTGAGCGGCGAGTGGCCCGTCGTGCGCGTCCTCGACGCCGTGTCGCGCGCCGTCGGCACCGAGGTCTCCCTCGCGACCCCGCTGGCGGTGCTGCGCGGCATCGCCGCCACCCACGGCGTCGAGGTGCCGGCGGCCGGCGGCCCCGGCGCGGTCATCGAGGAGCTCTACGCCGACCTCGTCGAGCGCACGACCGGCGCGCCGACCTTCTACACCGACTTCCCCGCCGAGACCTCGCCCCTCGCCCGACCCCACCGCACCGAGCCGGGGCTGGCCGAGCGGTG
This is a stretch of genomic DNA from Terracoccus luteus. It encodes these proteins:
- a CDS encoding class I SAM-dependent methyltransferase yields the protein MSEPSGPPSDVARRPVGAAETASANRLWWDGEAADYHAEHGAFLGDTDFVWGPERLREADAGLLGELAGADVLEVGAGSGQCSRWVRGRGGRVVATDLSAGMLRTGRRVDAGLAPGARVPFVQCDGRALPFADASFDVVFTAYGVVPFVADPDLVLREAARVLRPGGRFVFSTTHPLRWALPDDPGEGGLTVTMSYFDRTPYVEQDEAGRVVYVEHHRTLGDRVREITAAGLVLVDLVEPEWPEGHEQTWGGWSPLRGRLVPGTAVFVCRRPDAPSGRAGGGGSIRS
- the lysX gene encoding bifunctional lysylphosphatidylglycerol synthetase/lysine--tRNA ligase LysX; this translates as MSAEPRRLLAPRSPRPPRLTGSPAARATGTSGSARWLVRVYAVATPVALLLTLFVRRQPGPVLLEEVFGLVNVPVTSTFVSVVVLALITRALMGRKRIGLWLVAAFQIFGLYLGVVEQLPGRPFPFAEVWRTRGDLGRALDLAATVLAVLALVWLWHLRPQFTARVRRGSWRLAGAALLAGSAVTVGVAWLLLGTVDLPRSQTRALVGTVITALGGHTRHTVGLVPPWVVDVVAVCAGLTVVGAVALFLASARPANRWSPDREVSLRGLVAGFGARDSLAYFATRRDRASVFSPDGRAAVTYRVVAGVSLASGDPVGDPAAWRPAIEAWRAEAREFGWIPAVLGASEEGARAFAADGMRVLLLGDEAVVETARFDLRRPEMAALRQAVRRVGRAGVTVQLRRQRDLDADTVSGLAHRAAEWRGGETERGFSMALGRPADPADGDVLHVTAHDVDGSVVGILSFVPWGRRGASLDVMRHSPDAPNGVTEAMICELLRRGDEVGIDRVSLNFCMFRRAFAEADRLGARPSTRVGASLLGVLDRAWQLERLYRFTERFEPQWAPRFLCTDDTVSLPQVAVAAGAAEGFLPWPSRADRTTRSLDPEHIAVLAELHAGEEPDLQQLGPSRTSAFRDRARTVEAMRSAGRDPYPLGGGDPATPVPGRPADELTVVGRVHRVRDHGSVLFVDLLDTPVTPDRDDGGRQVLAEAGVLGHAEVRDLARVVAPGDLVRFTGRRGLSRTGTPSLLVERWRMEAKCLHPLPFDADDDSPALVRARSTDLIIHAAALGQLRRRSAVIHVVRDELAAAGFVEVETPMLQPVHGGASARPFRTRSNAYGVDLSLRIAPELYLKRLLVAGMGPVFELGRNFRNEGVDATHNPEFTSLEVYQPHADYDVMRRLTERLVRRAAEAVHGAQVLPVPAPGQERRGTDGVPLVDVSGEWPVVRVLDAVSRAVGTEVSLATPLAVLRGIAATHGVEVPAAGGPGAVIEELYADLVERTTGAPTFYTDFPAETSPLARPHRTEPGLAERWDLVVAGMEVATAYSELTDPLEQRRRLTLQSLLAAAGDPEAMEVDEAFLLALETGMPPSGGLGIGVDRLVMMLTNSPIRSVLTFPFVKPLPEAAARRPRPRATAPVTPAGRTSARRDTAVETSATTPTTTTTTTTTTTTTTTNRLAGAR